From a region of the Hippopotamus amphibius kiboko isolate mHipAmp2 chromosome 3, mHipAmp2.hap2, whole genome shotgun sequence genome:
- the LOC130850213 gene encoding 2-iminobutanoate/2-iminopropanoate deaminase-like has product MSSLIRKVISTEKAPAATGPYSQAVLVDRTVYISGQLGMDPASGQLVPGEVAVEAKQAFTHLGEILKAAEHDFTNVVKATVLLVDINDFHTVRDIYKQYLQSSFPARAAYHVAALPKGGRVETEAGAVREPLTTASL; this is encoded by the coding sequence ATGTCATCTTTGATCAGGAAGGTCATCAGCACCGAAAAAGCCCCAGCGGCCACTGGTCCCTACAGTCAGGCCGTGTTAGTCGACAGGACCGTTTACATTTCAGGACAGCTAGGCATGGACCCTGCAAGTGGACAGCTTGTGCCAGGAGAGGTGGCAGTAGAGGCTAAACAAGCTTTTACACACTTGGGTGAAATTCTGAAAGCTGCAGAGCATGACTTCACAAATGTGGTAAAAGCAACTGTTTTGCTGGTGGACATAAATGACTTCCATACTGTCAGGGACATCTACAAACAATATTTGCAGAGTAGTTTTCCTGCAAGAGCTGCTTACCATGTTGCTGCTTTGCCCAAAGGAGGCCGTGTTGAGACTGAAGCAGGAGCTGTCCGAGAACCTCTCACGACAGCATCACTCTAA